The Psychrobacter raelei genome contains the following window.
TTAATAATGGATGACGCGGATAGACTTCGCTGGTGGCAAAAATAGTGAGCGTATAGCTAATCTCAACACCCAATAGGATCAAGTTCCAAGACAAGTAAATCCATAATAAGAAAATAGGCAAGGCAGCAAAGGCACCGTAGATTGCCTCATAGCTGGTAAAATTGCTCATGATGATACCAAATGAGTATTTTAATAACTCAAAGGTAACCGCCACAAATACCCCTGCAGTCGCTGCATTTTTTAGCGGCACTTTAGCTTTTGGGATAAACCAATACATACCGATAAAACCAGCAATGGTGACAGCAAAAGATACCACTTGCACCCAAAATCCCCAGTCGATACCATAACCGGCAACTTGCTGGTTCAAAAAACTTAAGCTTTGCACGGCACTTGAGACCAAAAAGGCGGTGCCTAATACCAAAGGACCTAGGGTAATGATGGTCCAATAACGTAAAATACTCTTAATACCTCCTGAGCGATCCTCTACCCGCCAAATCTGGTTAAATGCCCGCTCAATGGTGGTGAGGGTCATGATGGTGGTCACAAATAAAGCAAGTGCACCAATGGCAGTTAAATTGCTCGATTTCTCGGCAAAGTTATTAATATATTCAGAAACCTGTAGCCCAGATTGAGGCAGCAAGTTACTGTAGATAATGTTTGAAATCTGCTCACGTACTGACTCTAAAGCCGGCACAGAAGACAAAATCATCAACAAAACCGTTAAAATAGGTACAATGGATAATAAAGTGGTATAGGTCAAAGAAGCCGCTTTTTGCTGACCATCATCTTTTATAAAGTTACCAATCAAAAAGCGCAGGAAGTTAAACCAAG
Protein-coding sequences here:
- a CDS encoding YihY/virulence factor BrkB family protein, which gives rise to MEKLLKKLPFYDHTWFNFLRFLIGNFIKDDGQQKAASLTYTTLLSIVPILTVLLMILSSVPALESVREQISNIIYSNLLPQSGLQVSEYINNFAEKSSNLTAIGALALFVTTIMTLTTIERAFNQIWRVEDRSGGIKSILRYWTIITLGPLVLGTAFLVSSAVQSLSFLNQQVAGYGIDWGFWVQVVSFAVTIAGFIGMYWFIPKAKVPLKNAATAGVFVAVTFELLKYSFGIIMSNFTSYEAIYGAFAALPIFLLWIYLSWNLILLGVEISYTLTIFATSEVYPRHPLLSLLDMLNLVHDRYQQGKDTSEEDLRSVLGRKELPKWFTYLNYLKDAHLITETDEGNYVLKKDLDNITLWDFYRTLPYPLPIKDELDEVCANARTPWLSLLVQRFVQTEKHARQELDIPLAKIFAHSLPREKVEVSHSVFSAQDADAKRTTNQSTTAEGGRQNAAADGKFDAQPFDPNADVLPDSDSKEATNPPDADIKAAAAKGTVNSAQHSKHTETAKQEHKKTGLLGLFSHDKDAPIITEDDNPNK